One window of the Candidatus Wolbachia massiliensis genome contains the following:
- a CDS encoding DUF2610 domain-containing protein: MADSIKKFTVQCDFKGQSSPFSIYIGNPKSDAHPIHHQDSWLVKERGGNIPNRVKESLQKLYKLSQENGISFSELCAYAITVVNNSDKKDDSKK; this comes from the coding sequence ATGGCTGATTCTATAAAAAAATTTACTGTACAATGTGATTTCAAAGGACAAAGTTCACCTTTTTCAATATACATAGGAAATCCAAAAAGTGATGCTCACCCAATTCATCATCAAGATTCCTGGCTTGTAAAAGAACGTGGAGGAAATATCCCTAACAGAGTCAAAGAAAGCCTGCAGAAGTTATACAAATTATCTCAAGAAAATGGTATATCTTTTTCAGAATTATGCGCCTACGCTATTACTGTGGTTAATAATAGTGATAAAAAAGATGACAGCAAAAAATAG
- a CDS encoding PAS domain-containing protein, producing MEIYAGKERRIANVVTQHWSDIKGSDRDWPERHEIDTSEIMESWQHCFIIEVKDQGYICENAGEKAAEFYGFEKKMCIDNKYAIDAPFLRLYKVDAVIDKFDTIVDNQCPINEEEESESVKMRQVLLPLGNKEGITHILGVITFKLL from the coding sequence ATGGAAATTTATGCAGGTAAAGAAAGAAGAATAGCAAATGTGGTAACTCAGCACTGGAGTGATATAAAAGGATCAGACAGAGATTGGCCAGAGAGGCATGAAATAGACACTTCTGAAATAATGGAGTCGTGGCAGCATTGTTTTATCATTGAAGTCAAGGATCAAGGTTATATTTGTGAAAATGCAGGAGAAAAGGCTGCTGAGTTCTATGGTTTTGAAAAAAAAATGTGCATTGATAATAAATATGCAATTGATGCACCATTTTTGCGATTATATAAGGTAGACGCAGTCATTGATAAATTTGACACTATAGTGGATAATCAGTGCCCAATCAATGAAGAGGAAGAAAGTGAAAGTGTGAAAATGAGGCAAGTATTGTTGCCACTTGGGAATAAAGAAGGCATAACACATATATTGGGTGTAATTACATTTAAGCTCCTTTAG
- the rpmI gene encoding 50S ribosomal protein L35 yields MKKIKLKTKSSVKKRFNLTAKGKVISTQSGKRHGMIKRSKSNIRNQRGTTILGKSDSRIVKLYMPYGI; encoded by the coding sequence ATGAAGAAAATAAAGCTAAAAACCAAGTCTTCTGTTAAAAAACGCTTTAACCTCACGGCTAAAGGTAAAGTCATTTCCACTCAATCAGGCAAAAGGCATGGCATGATAAAGAGAAGTAAGTCTAACATTCGCAACCAGCGGGGTACAACGATTCTTGGTAAGTCTGACTCGCGTATAGTTAAGCTTTATATGCCTTATGGTATTTAA
- the fmt gene encoding methionyl-tRNA formyltransferase: protein MRIIFMGSPEFAVGALNLLLKSKNEIIAVYAKAPKPSGRGQKLTKSPVHVIAEENNIGVCTPVSLKSLVEQEKFRNFKPEVAVVAAYGLVLPKKILDIPKYGCINIHPSLLPRWRGAAPIQHSILAGDQETGVSIMQLNEGLDSGPILKQKKLLIEKNDNYKTLHDKLSELGSDLLMEVLNEIEKHLPLEQNDDNACYANKIEDYKIYAGDACEAAYRKVKAFYPKAFIKIENKRVRILDADCQANTPLNFKQGEITNDNMCINLKDGTLIPKVVQMEGRNPCSIEDFIRGLKFSMVKKFIE from the coding sequence ATGAGAATTATTTTCATGGGATCGCCGGAATTTGCTGTTGGTGCATTAAATTTGCTATTAAAATCAAAGAATGAGATAATAGCAGTATATGCTAAGGCTCCAAAGCCTTCAGGGCGTGGGCAAAAGCTAACAAAATCTCCAGTGCATGTTATTGCTGAGGAAAATAATATAGGAGTATGCACTCCTGTCTCTCTAAAATCTTTGGTAGAGCAAGAAAAATTTAGAAACTTCAAACCAGAAGTTGCAGTTGTTGCTGCGTATGGATTGGTACTGCCAAAGAAAATTTTAGATATTCCAAAATACGGTTGTATTAATATTCATCCTTCACTATTACCCAGATGGCGTGGTGCAGCTCCTATACAACACTCAATTTTAGCAGGAGATCAAGAAACTGGAGTTAGCATTATGCAATTGAATGAAGGATTAGATTCTGGCCCTATTTTAAAACAGAAAAAACTTCTGATTGAAAAAAATGACAATTACAAGACACTGCATGATAAGTTATCCGAACTGGGTAGTGATTTACTGATGGAAGTATTAAATGAAATCGAAAAACATCTTCCCTTGGAACAGAACGATGATAATGCATGCTACGCTAATAAAATAGAAGACTATAAAATTTATGCGGGTGATGCTTGTGAGGCTGCTTATAGGAAGGTTAAAGCGTTTTATCCAAAGGCATTTATTAAGATAGAGAACAAACGTGTCAGAATACTTGATGCTGACTGTCAAGCAAACACACCTTTAAACTTTAAACAAGGCGAGATTACTAATGACAATATGTGCATAAATTTAAAAGATGGTACTTTAATTCCCAAGGTTGTACAAATGGAGGGAAGAAATCCTTGCAGTATTGAGGATTTTATTCGTGGCTTAAAATTCAGCATGGTGAAAAAGTTTATAGAGTAG
- the nuoL gene encoding NADH-quinone oxidoreductase subunit L, producing MMYILKLIVFLPLLSSLFAGFFRRDIFSQLITTTGIGISTMLSWYVFLTFSENYHLVLFPLFSLSVLKVNWAISVDALSSLMLIVVTTVSLVVHLYSIGYMEHDKGKSRFFSYLSLFTFCMIVLVVSDNFVQLFFGWEGVGLCSYLLIGFWFQKYSANNAAFKAFVVNRIGDFALLIGIFLIYYTFHSLKFTEVFDTADFLGTQNIKAFCCEFKIIHIICVLLFVGCMGKSAQLGLHVWLPDAMEGPTPVSALIHAATMVTAGIFLVAKCSPLFELSNVVRELIVIVGALTAFFAATVAITQNDIKKIIAYSTCSQLGYMFMACGLSAYNVAVFHLMTHAFFKALLFLGAGNVIHAMHHEQNIQKMGNCWKKIPYTYAFMWTGSLALSGIFPFAGFYSKDLIIEHAYSADSFAFLVSLIVAFFTAFYSWRLLLLVFHSQKQSKVNIHEAPKIMLVPLLILAFGSIFSGIWGANILNVTSNAFWKSSLVVVNEHEVHNFFIKLLPTLASLSGIALAYLVYRYQKFKQIESKFLLKFLQNKWYFDEVYEFFIIAPMKFISRLLWKFDVKAIDSFGPNGVVRLVNECSKSSIRLQTGYIFDYAFIMFVTLIISALYIIGIK from the coding sequence ATGATGTATATACTGAAATTAATAGTGTTTTTGCCGCTACTCAGCTCGCTATTTGCAGGATTCTTTAGAAGAGATATTTTTAGTCAGTTAATTACAACAACAGGAATTGGAATATCTACAATGCTATCTTGGTATGTTTTTCTTACCTTCTCTGAAAATTATCATTTAGTGTTATTTCCTTTGTTTTCACTAAGCGTCTTAAAAGTAAATTGGGCAATTAGTGTAGATGCTCTCTCATCTTTAATGCTGATTGTTGTTACCACCGTTTCGCTGGTAGTTCACCTCTATTCTATCGGTTATATGGAACATGATAAGGGGAAATCGAGGTTTTTTTCTTACCTATCGTTGTTTACATTTTGCATGATTGTATTAGTTGTCAGCGACAATTTTGTACAGCTTTTCTTTGGTTGGGAAGGGGTTGGCTTATGTTCTTATTTATTAATAGGATTTTGGTTTCAAAAATATTCTGCAAATAATGCAGCATTTAAAGCATTTGTTGTGAATAGGATAGGAGATTTTGCACTATTAATTGGAATTTTTCTTATTTATTATACATTTCATTCTTTAAAGTTTACTGAAGTTTTTGACACAGCTGATTTTCTTGGCACTCAGAACATTAAGGCATTCTGCTGTGAATTTAAAATAATCCATATAATATGTGTGTTGCTTTTTGTTGGTTGTATGGGAAAGTCTGCTCAGCTTGGCTTGCATGTTTGGTTGCCAGATGCGATGGAAGGGCCAACTCCAGTTTCTGCACTTATTCATGCGGCAACGATGGTAACAGCAGGTATATTTTTGGTAGCAAAATGTTCTCCATTGTTTGAGTTATCAAATGTAGTACGGGAATTAATAGTTATTGTTGGTGCACTTACTGCTTTTTTTGCAGCTACTGTTGCAATTACTCAAAACGATATAAAGAAAATAATTGCTTATTCAACCTGCAGTCAACTTGGTTATATGTTTATGGCATGTGGCCTTTCTGCTTACAATGTTGCTGTTTTTCATTTAATGACCCACGCTTTTTTTAAAGCTTTACTATTTCTTGGTGCAGGCAACGTAATCCATGCAATGCATCATGAACAAAATATCCAGAAAATGGGAAATTGCTGGAAGAAAATCCCTTATACTTATGCTTTTATGTGGACCGGATCTCTTGCACTTTCTGGAATATTTCCATTTGCAGGTTTTTATTCAAAAGATTTGATAATTGAACATGCTTATAGTGCAGATAGTTTTGCTTTTTTAGTGAGCTTAATCGTTGCATTCTTTACAGCGTTTTACTCTTGGAGGTTATTACTTCTTGTTTTTCATAGCCAAAAACAAAGTAAAGTTAATATACATGAAGCACCAAAAATTATGCTTGTACCACTACTGATACTTGCCTTTGGGTCAATATTTTCTGGAATATGGGGAGCAAATATTTTGAACGTAACTAGTAATGCATTTTGGAAATCGAGTTTAGTAGTGGTTAATGAGCATGAAGTTCATAACTTCTTTATAAAATTACTACCGACTTTAGCAAGCTTAAGTGGAATAGCACTTGCATACTTGGTTTACCGCTATCAAAAATTTAAGCAAATTGAAAGTAAGTTTTTACTTAAATTTTTACAGAATAAATGGTACTTTGATGAGGTGTATGAGTTTTTTATAATTGCACCGATGAAGTTTATATCTAGGCTCCTATGGAAGTTTGATGTTAAGGCTATTGATTCATTTGGACCAAATGGTGTTGTAAGGTTGGTTAATGAATGTTCAAAGAGTTCTATAAGGTTACAAACTGGTTATATATTCGATTATGCGTTTATTATGTTTGTTACTTTAATAATCAGTGCTTTGTATATTATTGGAATTAAATAA
- a CDS encoding class I SAM-dependent methyltransferase, producing MLTYVHELIDKSQGSISISDFMNAVLYHEKYGYYMSKLPLGKDGDFITAPEISQLFGEVIAVWVMHSWEKLGKPSKFSLVELGPGKGTLIHDIIRVTKKYSCFFNSMSIYLVEISPALQKIQKEKLKGLDINWHENIDNLPEQPTIFLANEFFDALPIDQFVYRDEKWYENRIIKQDDSTVSSQSSLFVIPVCDTGIQKKDPSTPFLSSQCVTLGWFNGAVVEVCSAGIEILRKLEKKIHNNKGVALIIDYGYVYPSYKSTLQAVKQHKYANFLENVGNSDITALVNFQALRDSLDNIDCEILTQREFLYLFGIKERTQALMENANDEQKNRIFSEFLRLTENMGTLFKAMLIHNL from the coding sequence ATGCTCACTTATGTACATGAGTTGATTGATAAAAGCCAAGGGTCAATATCCATCAGTGATTTCATGAATGCTGTTTTGTACCATGAAAAATACGGCTATTACATGAGCAAATTACCACTTGGTAAGGATGGTGATTTTATTACCGCACCTGAAATCAGTCAATTGTTTGGTGAGGTAATTGCAGTTTGGGTAATGCATTCATGGGAGAAATTAGGAAAGCCATCAAAGTTTTCTCTAGTTGAACTTGGGCCAGGCAAAGGAACACTTATTCATGATATAATAAGAGTCACTAAAAAATACAGCTGCTTTTTTAACTCAATGTCAATTTACCTAGTTGAAATCAGTCCTGCTTTACAGAAGATACAAAAAGAAAAATTAAAGGGTTTAGATATTAATTGGCACGAAAATATTGATAACTTACCAGAACAACCGACTATTTTTCTAGCAAATGAATTCTTTGATGCTCTTCCAATTGATCAGTTTGTTTACCGCGATGAAAAGTGGTATGAAAACCGAATAATAAAACAAGATGATAGCACGGTGTCATCCCAAAGCTCCCTCTTTGTCATCCCAGTGTGTGACACTGGGATCCAGAAAAAGGATCCCAGCACCCCTTTCTTGTCATCTCAGTGCGTAACACTGGGATGGTTCAATGGTGCCGTGGTGGAAGTATGTTCAGCCGGAATTGAAATATTAAGAAAACTCGAGAAGAAGATACATAATAATAAAGGAGTTGCTTTGATTATAGACTATGGCTATGTATATCCTTCTTACAAGAGCACTTTGCAAGCGGTAAAACAACACAAGTATGCTAATTTTCTTGAAAATGTCGGTAATAGCGATATTACTGCACTTGTGAACTTTCAAGCATTAAGAGATTCATTAGACAACATAGATTGCGAAATCTTAACTCAAAGAGAATTTTTATACCTATTTGGCATAAAGGAAAGAACACAGGCTTTAATGGAAAATGCAAATGATGAACAGAAAAACAGGATCTTCAGTGAATTCTTGAGGTTAACTGAAAACATGGGCACTCTCTTTAAGGCAATGTTGATTCATAATTTGTAG
- the rplT gene encoding 50S ribosomal protein L20 yields the protein MARVKRGVTAHARHKKILKLAKGYRGRAKNCYRIALQRVEKALQYAYRDRRNRKRDFRSLWIIRINAAAREHGLTYGRFIRGLTLAGIDLNRKILAEMAVNHKDDFAKLVETVSGKLAENS from the coding sequence ATGGCTCGGGTAAAACGTGGAGTCACTGCTCACGCTCGTCATAAAAAAATATTAAAACTAGCGAAAGGTTATAGAGGGCGTGCAAAAAATTGTTACAGGATTGCATTGCAAAGGGTTGAAAAAGCACTGCAATATGCTTATAGGGACAGAAGAAATCGTAAACGTGATTTTCGTAGTTTATGGATAATACGCATTAACGCGGCAGCAAGAGAGCATGGGCTTACTTATGGTAGGTTTATACGTGGTCTTACACTTGCTGGAATTGATTTAAATAGAAAAATTCTTGCTGAGATGGCTGTTAATCATAAAGATGATTTTGCAAAATTAGTAGAGACTGTAAGTGGTAAATTAGCAGAGAATTCTTGA
- a CDS encoding NuoM family protein yields the protein MLLFSIFLLPLIGALVLSLIRVDHKSIYLRFISLFFAVLPLLLSIVACVEFDYNNTDFQFVSYPIKNVVIGVDGISLLFLLLTTFLFVICILYNCKMSYTTLKSYMALFLLLESFVVGFFISLNAISFYVFFEAVLVPMFFIIGIWGGKHRVYATFKLFLYTLTGSLLFLLGLVYIHNVFGTFNIQKLAILMPSLDLGVQSLLWIAFFVSFAIKVPMFPFHTWLPDAHVQSPTSGSVILAGLLIKMGGYGFLRFSIPMLPQASLYFSNFVVVLSIIAVIYASLVAFAQDDIKKLIAYSSIAHMGIVTAGLFSFYEEGVLGAIFQMISHGLISAALFLCVGMLYTRTGTLEIAKYFGIANTIPKFGLMFILFSMASIGLPGTSGFIGEFLAMIGMFKSIRFVTGFIALGTILSAVYMLNLCKQVIWGVSYSKLLNNRLDSTEFSILILLAMFVILLGFYPTLALNYLKPCMANLLVKYNTL from the coding sequence GTGTTGTTGTTTAGTATATTCTTGCTTCCACTAATAGGAGCGTTGGTTTTATCTTTGATCAGAGTGGATCATAAATCTATATACCTAAGATTCATCTCTCTGTTTTTTGCTGTACTTCCGTTGCTGCTTAGCATCGTGGCTTGTGTAGAGTTTGATTATAACAATACAGACTTTCAATTTGTTAGTTACCCAATTAAAAATGTAGTAATAGGGGTAGATGGCATATCGTTGCTTTTTCTTCTACTTACAACTTTTTTGTTTGTTATTTGTATACTATACAACTGCAAAATGAGCTACACAACCCTCAAATCATATATGGCATTGTTTCTACTGCTTGAGAGTTTTGTAGTTGGTTTCTTCATTTCATTGAATGCTATAAGCTTCTATGTGTTTTTTGAGGCTGTTCTGGTTCCGATGTTCTTTATTATTGGCATCTGGGGAGGGAAACACAGGGTATATGCAACATTTAAGTTGTTTCTCTACACACTTACTGGTTCATTATTGTTTTTGCTTGGGTTAGTGTATATTCATAATGTCTTTGGGACGTTTAATATACAAAAACTAGCCATATTAATGCCAAGCCTTGATCTTGGAGTGCAGTCATTACTATGGATTGCATTTTTTGTTTCTTTTGCAATAAAAGTACCGATGTTTCCATTTCATACTTGGCTTCCTGATGCACATGTGCAATCACCAACTTCTGGATCTGTGATTTTAGCTGGCTTGCTTATTAAAATGGGGGGATATGGATTCTTAAGATTCTCTATTCCAATGCTTCCTCAGGCAAGTCTCTACTTTTCAAATTTTGTTGTTGTGTTAAGTATAATTGCAGTAATATATGCTTCACTAGTTGCATTTGCTCAGGATGATATAAAGAAGTTAATAGCTTATTCTTCGATAGCACATATGGGAATTGTTACTGCTGGTCTCTTCTCATTTTATGAAGAGGGAGTGCTTGGTGCTATATTTCAAATGATTAGTCACGGCCTTATTTCTGCTGCTTTGTTTTTATGTGTTGGAATGCTATATACTAGAACTGGAACTTTGGAAATAGCAAAGTATTTTGGTATAGCAAACACAATACCAAAGTTTGGTTTGATGTTCATTTTATTTTCAATGGCTTCAATAGGGCTGCCAGGGACGTCCGGATTTATAGGTGAATTTTTAGCTATGATTGGGATGTTTAAGAGTATCAGGTTTGTTACAGGGTTTATCGCACTTGGCACTATTTTGAGTGCAGTTTACATGCTGAATTTATGTAAACAAGTAATATGGGGAGTTAGCTATTCTAAGTTGTTGAATAACCGCTTGGATAGCACAGAATTTTCTATCTTAATTCTGCTTGCAATGTTTGTTATTTTACTTGGATTTTACCCAACTCTTGCACTGAATTATTTGAAGCC
- the nuoK gene encoding NADH-quinone oxidoreductase subunit NuoK, whose protein sequence is MEIGLNHFLIVAAILFTIGVCGIFINRKSIINILLSIEILLLAVNINLVAFSAFMNDIVGQIFVMFVLTVAAAESGVGLAILVVYYRKRGNINVEQANLMKE, encoded by the coding sequence ATGGAAATAGGATTAAATCATTTTTTGATAGTTGCTGCTATTTTGTTTACTATCGGAGTGTGTGGTATTTTCATCAACCGTAAAAGCATAATTAATATATTGTTATCGATAGAAATATTATTGCTAGCAGTTAACATTAACCTAGTTGCTTTTTCTGCCTTTATGAATGATATCGTTGGGCAAATTTTTGTTATGTTTGTTTTAACTGTTGCAGCAGCAGAGTCAGGAGTAGGGCTTGCAATATTGGTTGTTTATTATAGGAAGCGTGGAAATATAAACGTTGAACAAGCAAATTTGATGAAAGAATGA
- a CDS encoding NADH-quinone oxidoreductase subunit J, producing MPFFFYFFAILSILSAVCVISVRNPVHAVLFLIFTFVNSAVLFILLGAEFIAMMVLIVYIGAVAVLFLFVVMMLDIDYIRLRQGFVKHFTLSAILCVVFFLIISFVIHSSAPNVSNVINYNTNNVKAIGNLLYTDYMYAFHLSGILLLVAIVGAIALTLQDKKKGVKKQNVLEQLTQSSSVKLVKTKFRKGVEWK from the coding sequence ATGCCTTTTTTCTTTTATTTTTTTGCAATTCTCAGCATTTTATCTGCTGTTTGCGTGATCAGTGTAAGGAATCCTGTGCATGCAGTATTATTTTTAATTTTTACCTTCGTTAACTCTGCAGTGCTTTTTATTCTCCTTGGAGCTGAATTTATCGCTATGATGGTGCTGATAGTATATATCGGTGCAGTTGCAGTGTTGTTTCTCTTTGTAGTGATGATGCTTGATATTGACTACATAAGATTGCGTCAGGGTTTTGTAAAGCATTTCACTCTCAGTGCTATATTATGTGTCGTGTTTTTTCTAATTATCAGCTTTGTAATTCACAGTTCAGCACCAAATGTAAGCAATGTTATAAATTATAATACCAATAACGTGAAAGCTATCGGTAATCTGCTCTACACTGATTATATGTATGCTTTTCATCTTTCTGGTATTTTGCTACTTGTTGCAATTGTCGGTGCAATTGCTCTTACTTTGCAGGATAAGAAAAAAGGAGTTAAAAAGCAGAATGTATTAGAGCAATTGACACAATCTTCATCTGTAAAGTTAGTTAAGACTAAATTTAGAAAAGGAGTGGAATGGAAATAG